A genomic window from Sulfurospirillum diekertiae includes:
- a CDS encoding radical SAM protein, whose product MSQIIFGPITSRRFGQSLGIDLSPSIKQCNFDCLYCELKGAKTVDKAKDAPSFLEVLDALKTALSKHQNLDVITLTANGEPTLYPELDALVSAILKIENRPKLLILSNGSTIYDEAIQTTLSKIDIVKLSLDCVSPKCFKKLDRAHKGIEIEQIIEGMQQFRARYQGTLVIEILVVEGLNDTEEEFRALNAVLHDINPDRIDVSTIDRPPAYEVKGVSIERLVELSNLLEDLHVNIAYKKNYISQKRYFSEEEIYELLKRRPQSFEDIALCFDEQSLQNLNYLVEKNALHVKNIAGVNFYKVT is encoded by the coding sequence ATCAGCCAGATTATATTTGGACCCATTACGTCAAGGCGTTTTGGACAGTCACTTGGCATCGATCTTAGCCCCTCCATCAAACAATGTAATTTTGATTGCCTCTATTGTGAGCTTAAGGGAGCTAAAACAGTCGATAAGGCGAAAGATGCACCTTCCTTCCTCGAAGTGTTAGATGCACTTAAAACGGCACTCTCTAAGCATCAGAATCTTGATGTCATCACCCTCACTGCCAATGGTGAGCCCACCCTTTACCCTGAACTTGACGCACTGGTGAGTGCAATTCTTAAAATAGAAAATCGCCCAAAACTGCTGATTCTCTCCAATGGTTCTACGATTTATGATGAGGCGATTCAAACAACACTTTCTAAAATTGATATTGTCAAGCTCTCTTTGGATTGTGTCAGCCCGAAATGCTTTAAGAAGCTTGATCGTGCGCACAAAGGAATTGAAATTGAGCAGATTATTGAAGGCATGCAACAGTTTCGAGCACGCTATCAAGGTACTTTAGTCATTGAAATTTTGGTGGTAGAAGGGCTGAATGACACCGAAGAGGAATTTCGTGCTTTAAATGCGGTATTGCATGACATCAATCCGGATCGCATTGATGTAAGTACCATTGACCGACCGCCTGCTTATGAGGTCAAAGGTGTAAGCATCGAGCGTTTAGTCGAGCTTTCAAATCTTTTGGAAGATTTACATGTAAACATTGCGTATAAGAAAAATTATATCTCACAAAAACGTTATTTTAGTGAAGAAGAGATTTACGAACTTCTTAAACGTAGGCCTCAAAGCTTTGAAGATATAGCGCTCTGTTTTGATGAACAAAGCCTTCAAAATCTCAACTATTTAGTTGAAAAAAATGCTTTACATGTAAAAAATATTGCAGGGGTGAATTTTTATAAAGTAACATAG
- a CDS encoding TRAP transporter permease encodes MKTLEERLDDEKLISEFEGHRDFEKGSWHYWLIAAIAFSWSLFQLYMVIEPGNSAHARAIHLAFGLALAFSMHAMSKSPKLQLTITWYDFGIMIVGITAVLYQWYAYKDLAMRSGAWTQTDIIVGVTTILVVLEASRRVMGLPLMVVAMVFLAYDYFGPYLPDMIAHKGASLNKIVGQMVLTTEGIFGVPLGVSASFVFLFVLFGALLDRAGAGEYFIKLAYTILGRYDGGPAKAAVAASGMFGMISGSSIANTVTVGTFTIPLMKRLGFSSHKAAAVETAASVNGQLMPPIMGAAAFIMAEFLGLDYTDIVFAAFIPAFTCYIALFYIVHLEAKKNGLKGEDPNILGRVWPIFIHGIHYLIPIFFLIYTLVVLRQSAQSAAFSAIMFLMIIMLVQKPLKALIHQEKVTLSLFVEGLADIGHGMVNGGKNMVSVAIATAVAGIIVGSVTLTGIGLVLAEVIDNLANGYILGVLFLTAFVSLVLGMGLPTTANYIVMAALTAPIIMDLAGSNGYLIPALAAHMFVFYFGILADDTPPVGMAAYAAAAVAKSDPIITGIQAFIYDIRTGILPFMFFFNNELLLIGGVDANDPNDPSKWIWITNPFEIALIFGGAIFGMFAFTSATQSFILTKINNIERILLIVVIPFLMLPKLMAAKLGLPSYYFAYVIGFTLYGLIYFGQRVKYKKQQLALA; translated from the coding sequence ATTTTCAATGCATGCTATGTCTAAAAGCCCTAAACTTCAGTTAACCATTACATGGTATGACTTTGGTATTATGATTGTAGGTATTACTGCTGTTTTATACCAATGGTATGCCTATAAAGACCTTGCTATGCGCTCAGGTGCATGGACACAAACCGATATTATCGTTGGTGTTACAACCATTTTGGTTGTTCTTGAAGCCTCACGAAGAGTCATGGGACTCCCATTGATGGTTGTGGCAATGGTCTTTTTAGCCTATGACTACTTTGGCCCTTATTTACCGGATATGATTGCCCATAAAGGGGCGAGTCTTAATAAAATTGTCGGACAAATGGTTCTCACAACCGAAGGTATTTTTGGTGTACCACTGGGGGTAAGTGCAAGTTTTGTCTTTTTATTTGTTCTTTTTGGCGCACTTTTGGATCGAGCAGGTGCGGGTGAATACTTCATCAAACTTGCCTACACTATTTTGGGACGTTACGATGGAGGTCCTGCCAAAGCTGCCGTTGCCGCTTCAGGTATGTTTGGTATGATCTCAGGTTCATCCATCGCAAATACGGTCACCGTGGGTACTTTTACCATTCCATTGATGAAACGCCTTGGCTTTAGTTCTCACAAAGCTGCCGCTGTTGAGACAGCTGCTTCAGTCAATGGTCAGCTGATGCCTCCAATTATGGGTGCTGCCGCATTTATTATGGCAGAATTTTTGGGTCTGGATTATACTGACATCGTTTTTGCAGCTTTTATTCCTGCCTTTACGTGTTACATTGCTCTTTTTTACATTGTTCACTTAGAAGCGAAGAAAAATGGTCTTAAAGGTGAAGACCCCAATATACTTGGTCGTGTCTGGCCTATCTTTATTCACGGAATTCACTACCTTATTCCTATTTTCTTCTTAATCTATACCCTTGTGGTACTGAGACAATCTGCACAAAGTGCCGCTTTTAGCGCCATTATGTTTTTGATGATCATCATGCTTGTGCAAAAGCCACTCAAAGCCTTGATCCATCAAGAGAAAGTAACCTTATCGCTCTTTGTAGAAGGGCTGGCAGATATTGGACATGGTATGGTCAATGGTGGCAAAAATATGGTTTCGGTTGCGATTGCAACTGCTGTTGCGGGTATCATTGTAGGCTCCGTTACCCTAACAGGTATTGGACTCGTACTTGCCGAAGTAATTGATAACTTAGCCAATGGCTATATTTTAGGTGTTCTTTTCTTAACAGCGTTTGTCTCTTTGGTTTTGGGTATGGGACTTCCAACCACCGCGAACTATATTGTTATGGCCGCTTTAACCGCACCGATTATCATGGATCTTGCAGGAAGCAATGGATATCTTATTCCTGCCCTTGCCGCACATATGTTCGTTTTCTATTTTGGTATTTTAGCGGATGACACACCTCCGGTTGGTATGGCAGCGTATGCCGCAGCAGCTGTTGCGAAGAGTGATCCTATTATTACAGGAATTCAAGCCTTTATTTATGACATTAGAACTGGTATCTTGCCGTTTATGTTCTTCTTTAATAATGAGCTACTGTTAATTGGTGGTGTTGATGCGAATGATCCCAATGATCCTTCGAAATGGATTTGGATTACCAATCCGTTTGAAATAGCGCTTATTTTTGGTGGAGCCATCTTTGGTATGTTTGCCTTTACATCGGCAACACAAAGTTTTATCTTAACCAAGATTAACAATATTGAGAGAATTTTATTGATTGTCGTCATTCCATTTTTAATGCTCCCAAAACTTATGGCAGCAAAATTGGGACTTCCGAGCTATTATTTTGCGTATGTAATCGGTTTTACACTCTATGGTTTAATCTACTTTGGACAAAGAGTCAAATACAAAAAACAGCAATTAGCGCTTGCTTAA